The Campylobacter lari genome window below encodes:
- the carB gene encoding carbamoyl-phosphate synthase large subunit — MPKRTDIKNILLIGSGPIIIGQACEFDYSGTQAAKTLKELGYRVVLINSNPATIMTDPEFADATYIEPITKESILSIIKKEKIDAILPTMGGQVALNVAMEVYESGELADVKFLGANPEAIKKGEDRQVFKECMKKIGMDLPKSMYAYNYEEALKAVDEIGFPLMIRASFTLGGAGSGVVYNMDEFAELANTALALSPIHEILIEESLLGWKEYEMEVIRDKNDNCIIVCSIENVDPMGVHTGDSITIAPALTLTDKEYQAMRNASFAILREIGVDTGGSNVQFAINPTNGRMIVIEMNPRVSRSSALASKATGYPIAKVATLLAVGFSLDEIKNDITGTPASFEPVIDYIVTKIPRFTFEKFPNASTELGTAMKSVGEVMAIGRTFKESIQKALCSLERNLSGFDTIECDKNELLAKIRQANEKRLLYIAQAFREGFSTQELFELCKIDPWFLNQIKEIVEFENQIDMDILSNKQLLRKAKTLGFSDKKIASLINQKDNLELSQNDIYYARIKHKIIAQYSEVDTCAGEFEALTPYLYSSINTNEATQVKESKDKKDKKVMIIGGGPNRIGQGIEFDYACVHASFALKDMGVKTIMYNCNPETVSTDYDTSDILYFEPIDFEHLRAVIDRERPDGVIVHFGGQTPLKFAKRLSAFGAKIIGTSARVIDLAEDRKKFAKFIEDLGINQPKNGTAISVEEAIIKANEIGYPVLVRPSYVLGGRAMRVVHDESELRLYMQEAVDVSDKSPVLIDQFLDNATELDVDAISDGKEVYVAGIMEHIEEAGIHSGDSACSLPAVNINEAMLEMIEQKTKDIALNLGVVGLLNIQFAIYDNKLYMIEVNPRASRTVPFVSKATGIPLAKVATRVMWQGNLRESLKFYDTFKVVEEKNGILRAKKPKHISVKSVVFPFAKLSGSDLELGPEMRSTGEVMGVSKDFDNSYAKSQLASSNFLPESGNVFLSLREQDKKYAVDLANEYIKLGFKIIATSGTYKVLQEAGLECEFVHKISEGRPNVEDKLKNSQIQLAINTSDEHSFKGDTKKIRANILRFKIPYFTNLRAAYAGIKAIKAIQNKSCLEVKSLQEYLKT; from the coding sequence ATGCCAAAAAGAACAGATATAAAAAATATATTATTAATAGGCAGTGGGCCTATCATTATAGGTCAAGCTTGTGAGTTTGATTACTCAGGAACTCAAGCGGCAAAAACTTTAAAAGAGCTAGGTTATAGAGTAGTTTTGATCAATTCTAATCCGGCTACGATTATGACAGATCCTGAATTTGCTGATGCAACTTATATAGAACCAATTACCAAAGAAAGTATTCTAAGTATTATCAAAAAAGAAAAAATCGATGCGATTTTACCTACTATGGGTGGCCAAGTTGCTTTGAATGTTGCTATGGAAGTTTATGAAAGTGGCGAGCTTGCAGATGTAAAATTTTTAGGTGCAAATCCTGAAGCGATTAAAAAAGGCGAAGACAGACAAGTTTTTAAAGAATGTATGAAAAAAATCGGCATGGATTTGCCAAAATCTATGTATGCGTATAATTATGAAGAAGCTTTAAAAGCTGTTGATGAGATTGGTTTTCCTTTGATGATTAGAGCTTCTTTTACCTTAGGTGGTGCAGGAAGTGGCGTGGTGTATAATATGGATGAGTTTGCAGAACTTGCAAATACTGCTTTAGCGCTAAGCCCTATCCATGAAATTTTAATCGAAGAAAGCTTACTTGGTTGGAAAGAATACGAAATGGAGGTCATTAGAGATAAAAATGACAATTGTATTATCGTTTGCTCTATTGAAAATGTCGATCCTATGGGAGTTCATACAGGCGATTCTATTACTATAGCTCCTGCTTTAACTTTGACTGATAAAGAATACCAAGCGATGCGTAATGCTTCTTTTGCTATTTTAAGAGAAATTGGAGTAGATACAGGTGGATCAAATGTGCAATTTGCTATCAATCCAACTAATGGTAGAATGATAGTTATTGAAATGAATCCTAGGGTTTCAAGATCTTCAGCCCTAGCTAGTAAAGCTACGGGCTATCCTATAGCTAAGGTAGCTACGCTTTTAGCAGTTGGATTTAGTTTAGATGAGATTAAAAATGATATCACAGGAACTCCTGCTTCATTTGAACCGGTAATTGATTATATCGTAACTAAAATTCCTCGTTTTACTTTTGAAAAATTTCCAAATGCAAGCACAGAGCTTGGCACTGCTATGAAAAGCGTGGGTGAGGTTATGGCTATAGGGAGAACTTTTAAAGAAAGCATTCAAAAAGCACTTTGCTCACTTGAGAGAAATTTAAGTGGGTTTGATACTATAGAATGTGATAAAAATGAGCTTTTAGCAAAAATTCGCCAAGCTAATGAAAAACGCTTACTTTATATAGCACAAGCTTTTAGAGAAGGTTTTAGCACACAAGAGCTTTTTGAGCTTTGCAAAATAGATCCTTGGTTTTTAAACCAAATCAAAGAAATAGTGGAATTTGAAAATCAAATAGATATGGATATTTTAAGTAATAAGCAACTATTAAGAAAAGCTAAAACCTTAGGTTTTTCAGATAAAAAAATTGCTAGCTTAATTAATCAAAAAGATAATCTTGAGTTAAGCCAAAATGATATTTATTATGCAAGAATTAAACACAAAATCATCGCTCAATATAGTGAAGTAGATACTTGTGCAGGAGAATTTGAAGCACTGACACCGTATTTATACTCAAGTATTAATACAAATGAAGCTACGCAAGTAAAAGAAAGTAAAGATAAAAAAGATAAAAAAGTGATGATTATAGGTGGTGGACCAAACCGCATAGGACAAGGCATTGAGTTTGATTATGCTTGCGTGCATGCTTCTTTTGCTCTAAAAGATATGGGTGTAAAAACTATAATGTATAATTGTAACCCAGAAACGGTTTCAACAGATTATGATACAAGCGATATTTTGTATTTTGAGCCAATTGATTTTGAGCATTTAAGAGCGGTTATTGATAGAGAAAGACCCGATGGAGTGATAGTGCATTTTGGTGGCCAAACTCCGCTTAAATTTGCAAAACGCCTTAGTGCTTTTGGAGCAAAGATTATAGGAACAAGTGCAAGGGTAATAGATTTAGCTGAAGATAGAAAGAAATTTGCTAAATTTATTGAAGATCTAGGTATAAATCAACCTAAAAATGGCACAGCTATAAGCGTTGAAGAAGCGATTATAAAAGCAAATGAGATAGGTTATCCTGTGCTTGTTAGACCAAGTTATGTTTTGGGTGGTCGTGCAATGCGTGTAGTGCATGATGAGAGTGAGCTTAGACTTTATATGCAAGAAGCAGTAGATGTGAGTGATAAATCTCCGGTATTAATCGATCAGTTTTTAGATAATGCAACTGAGCTTGATGTAGATGCGATAAGTGATGGAAAAGAAGTTTATGTAGCAGGTATTATGGAGCATATTGAAGAAGCAGGAATTCACTCAGGCGATAGTGCTTGCTCTTTACCTGCTGTAAATATTAATGAAGCTATGCTTGAAATGATTGAGCAAAAAACAAAAGATATTGCTTTAAATTTAGGTGTAGTAGGGCTTTTAAATATACAATTTGCTATTTATGATAATAAACTTTATATGATAGAAGTAAATCCAAGAGCTAGTAGAACCGTGCCTTTTGTGAGCAAAGCCACAGGAATTCCTTTAGCTAAGGTTGCAACGCGCGTGATGTGGCAAGGAAATTTAAGAGAAAGCTTGAAATTTTATGACACCTTTAAAGTGGTAGAGGAAAAAAACGGAATTTTAAGAGCTAAAAAGCCAAAACATATTAGTGTAAAATCAGTGGTATTTCCTTTTGCTAAACTTAGCGGAAGCGATCTTGAGCTTGGACCTGAAATGCGCTCAACCGGTGAAGTTATGGGAGTAAGTAAAGATTTTGATAACTCTTATGCAAAAAGCCAACTTGCTTCTTCAAATTTCTTACCAGAAAGTGGTAATGTATTTTTATCACTAAGAGAGCAAGATAAAAAATATGCAGTAGATTTAGCTAATGAGTATATTAAGCTAGGATTTAAAATCATTGCTACGAGTGGAACTTATAAAGTTTTACAAGAAGCAGGCTTGGAGTGTGAGTTTGTGCATAAAATTTCTGAAGGACGCCCGAATGTAGAGGATAAATTAAAAAATT